One window of Dermatophagoides farinae isolate YC_2012a unplaced genomic scaffold, ASM2471394v1 contig7, whole genome shotgun sequence genomic DNA carries:
- the LOC142598100 gene encoding fatty acyl-CoA synthetase A-like — protein sequence MSQEHFCYSVPVDLKNYIASDGSETCAFRSPDAVSGFITAYPGFEAKNTWDVFCHTVNLYPNNLFLGKRKPPGPYEYITYSGGMKLIKVIGSALIKYRIINPKKPSVFPDEEYGPAQKFNALGLISINTVHWIILDLACHAYGIVSIPLYSTMGIPSLRFICFKTGLKSVCGSLEGIEKICEVLETWPKDEFKNCKLANVVMYGEYSIEEFREICERLIKYNIRLFTWDDLLDLNPRRLLDFTPPAPEAVGTISFTSGTTGDPKGVILTESAFAAQVLAVHIHQNSVNTFYLIPDFCYFSYLPLSHIFERIMLLICISFGMRIALISGKVDRLASDTQIAKPHLLCVVPRLLSTLYNKIEGMVETKDWVVRKLFYQALDTKIKRFRKTGAFEHFLWDKTMFKKIRDVLGGQLKYMLCGGALLERELQEKIACLFSIPVMQGYGSTETFGTTFCSISKDNNYGQVGGPLSVTEVKLVSVPDLEIQVNDEVMKGEAYIRGPLLFVGYFRNPKATKEAIKDGWYKTGDILIRDPVAGCFQVVDRASDCIKLNQGEFVVPETIETILINSPFIKNMLVHGQLSSNFLVAVIVLDHDEALKKWMSENKITCNDSEILSKHYNEIHKKIQQELNDYAAAAKLNGFEKVKKFILVDEDFSEDSDLLTPTQKLKRRKILQKYQNEIKALYSA from the coding sequence ATGTCGCAAGAACACTTTTGTTATTCGGTACCTGTTGATCTAAAAAACTACATAGCCAGTGACGGCTCGGAAACTTGTGCCTTCAGATCACCTGATGCTGTGTCAGGCTTTATAACTGCGTATCCCGGCTTTGAAGCTAAAAATACTTGGGATGTATTTTGCCATACAGTAAATCTTTACCCtaacaatttgtttttgggTAAAAGAAAACCTCCCGGGCCGTATGAGTACATTACTTATTCGGGTGGAATGAAGCTTATTAAAGTAATCGGTTCTGCCTTGATTAAGTACAGAATTATTAACCCCAAGAAACCGTCTGTGTTCCCTGACGAAGAGTATGGTCCTGCTCAGAAATTTAACGCACTCGGGCTTATTTCTATTAACACAGTACACTGGATAATTCTTGATTTGGCTTGTCACGCATACGGAATAGTTTCAATACCGCTTTACAGTACTATGGGGATTCCATCGTTaagattcatttgtttcaaaacCGGCCTAAAATCAGTATGTGGTTCACTTGAaggaatcgaaaaaatttgtgaagTTCTTGAGACATGGCCTAAAGATGAATTTAAGAATTGCAAATTAGCCAACGTAGTTATGTACGGTGAATATTCGATAGAAGAATTTCGTGAAATATGCGAGCGTCTGATCAAATACAATATCAGATTATTTACTTGGGATGATCTTCTTGACTTAAACCCCCGCCGACTGCTTGATTTTACTCCTCCAGCACCTGAAGCGGTAGGAACAATTTCTTTCACCAGTGGAACAACTGGAGACCCTAAAGGTGTTATTTTAACAGAGTCCGCTTTTGCTGCTCAGGTGTTAGCGGTGCATATACACCAAAACAGCGTGAATACATTTTACTTGATCCCAGATTTCTGTTACTTTTCTTATTTACCTTTATCTCACATTTTCGAAAGAATAATGCTTCTGATTTGCATATCGTTCGGTATGAGAATTGCCTTAATCTCCGGAAAAGTCGACAGACTTGCTTCGGACACCCAAATCGCCAAACCCCACTTACTTTGCGTTGTACCTCGACTTTTGAGTACATTGTATAACAAAATCGAAGGTATGGTCGAGACGAAAGACTGGGTAGTAAGGAAACTCTTTTACCAAGCGTTAGACACAAAGATAAAAAGATTCAGAAAAACTGGTGCTTTCGAACATTTCTTATGGGATAAAACTATGTTTAAGAAAATAAGAGATGTTCTCGGTGGGCAGTTAAAGTACATGCTTTGTGGAGGTGCTTTGCTTGAGCGGGAACTACAAGAAAAGATCGCTTGCCTTTTTAGCATTCCTGTCATGCAAGGGTATGGATCGACTGAAACTTTTGGAACAACATTCTGTTCTATTTCTAAGGATAACAATTACGGACAGGTAGGTGGACCCTTAAGCGTTACAGAAGTCAAGCTTGTCAGTGTTCCTGATTTGGAAATTCAGGTCAACGACGAAGTTATGAAAGGAGAAGCCTACATTCGTGGTCCACTCTTGTTTGTCGGTTACTTCAGAAACCCTAAAGCGACAAAGGAAGCGATCAAAGACGGTTGGTATAAGACTGGAGACATTCTTATCAGAGACCCAGTTGCAGGTTGTTTCCAGGTCGTCGACAGAGCAAGTGACTGCATTAAATTAAACCAAGGAGAGTTCGTTGTTCCAGAAACAATTGAGACTATTTTAATTAACAGTCctttcatcaaaaacatgTTAGTTCATGGTCAGCTTTCTAGCAATTTTTTGGTCGCTGTTATTGTGTTGGACCATGACGaagcattgaaaaaatggatgtctgaaaacaaaattaccTGCAATGACTctgaaattttatcaaagcactataatgaaattcacaaaaaaattcaacaagaGCTCAACGACTATGCCGCAGCTGCTAAATTAAATGGATTTGAAAAAGTtaagaaatttattttggtCGACGAAGATTTTTCTGAAGATAGTGATCTTTTGACTCCTACTCAAAAACTAAAACGACGcaaaattttacaaaaataTCAGAACGAAATCAAAGCTCTTTACAGTGCGTAA
- the Ak6 gene encoding adenylate kinase isoenzyme 6, whose product MKFWRILVTGLPGTGKTTLCKHLKLRKNFFYLNVAELIKNEQIYSDFDTTRDCTIYDGEHLYQRLDNLITNELKEKRVVVDFHSLEDFALKRWFNLIIILHASSPLLEERYIARNYSSEKIIDNLALNQSQYILDVVYGYFDDTNQSYVKLPDDLTKAKEYAFSFDTTYILERFSETSEQMDKLLQDILIFLDNLV is encoded by the coding sequence ATGAAGTTTTGGAGAATATTAGTTACTGGTTTGCCAGGAACTGGAAAAACCACTTTGTGTAAACACCTCAAACTTcgtaaaaactttttttatttgaacgTTGctgaattaattaaaaacGAACAGATTTATAGTGATTTTGATACAACTAGAGATTGTACAATATATGACGGAGAACATCTTTATCAACGACTAGATAATCTTATTACAAATGagttaaaagaaaaaagagtTGTCGTGGATTTTCATTCTCTAGAAGATTTTGCACTTAAACGTTGGTTCAAtctaattattattctacATGCATCAAGCCCTTTATTGGAAGAGAGATATATAGCAAGAAATTACTCAtccgaaaaaattattgataatcTAGCTCTTAATCAATCACAATATATATTAGATGTAGTTTATggttattttgatgatacaaATCAATCTTATGTGAAGTTACCAGATGATCTTACAAAAGCCAAAGAATATGCTTTTTCGTTTGATACTACTTATATCTTAGAAAGGTTTTCCGAGACTTCAGAACAAATGGATAAACTTTTACAAgatatattaatttttttagatAATCTTGTGTGA